CAGTGCATTGAACTTTATCTCCGCATAGAAATCCAAAAGGTTAGCGAACCAGGACATGATCTGTGGCTGCTCTTTTCTAGATCGCAACAGCCCTTCTCAGCTTCGTCGCCTCGGCTCTAGCCGGTGGATACGGAGGTGGTTACGGCGGTGGTTACGGCGGTGGTTACGGCGGCTACGCCGCGGCGCCCGTCGCCCTCGGTGCCACCTACGCTGCCCCGGCCGTGGGCTACGGATACGGCGTAGCCGCACCCGTCGCCGCCAAGACCCTGTCCTACGGCGCCACCTACTCCGCACCCGTCGCTGCCTATGCCGCCCCGGCCGTCACCAAGACCGTCTCGACGTACGCCGCTCCCGCCGTGGCCTACGGCGGATACGGTGGATACGGAGGCTATGGTGGCTACGGAGGAGGACTGGGATACGCGGCGCCGGCTGCCGTCGCCACCTATGCCGCCCCAGCTGTAGCTAAGACCGTCACTACATACGCCGCTCCCGCCGCTGTCGGCTACGGCTACGGAGGATACGGCCTTGGCGGCTACGGAGGATACGGTCACGGCGGATATGGAGGATACGGACACGGAGGATACGGAGCCGGCTACGTTGCCCCCGCCGTTGCTACTTACGCTGCTCCCGCCGTTGCCCGCTACGCCGTCCCGGCTGTAGCCAAGACCGTGGCCGTGGCTCCAGCCGTCGCCAGCTACGCCGTGCCGGCCGTGGCGACCAAGACTGTCGGCTATGGCCTCGGCTATGGTGGCGGATACGGAGCCGGATACGGAGCCGGATACGGCATCGGATATGGAGCCGGGTACGGCCTCGGCTACGCGGCGCCAGTGTACGGCCACTACGCTTCCAAGTACTACAAGAAATGAGCGGTGAGTTTCGAATTTCTGTAGTGAGGCAAGTTGCGCGAGGCGCGGGGACGACGCACCTTAAAAGCCAAGGTTGCCCTAAAACGATATGGGCAATATGGCCCATAACTGAGCTGATATTGGCCCTTTTTCTTGTGCAGCTTAGGGTAACTACAGGTATCATGTGCAATTTTGCGATGGCAGTGACATCACGTTGTAACGTTTCTTTATAATTTCTTGATGCACGAGATTCGCTGCCTGGGTGTAGGAATCCTAGGCCggtataatgtaaggattccttCTCCTTGATTCTATTCCTTTTTCACCATTCATCGTTGACGGCTGGGTGCAGCGCCACTCGAGCCACTGATGAAACGCGAAAAAGAATAACATTATAAAAAAATCCTTGCGGTGTACAAGCCCTAAAGTACACGATCGCGTGTAAGTTGTTTGATACGTTTGCTGTAACATTGAGCCTAAAGCTTTGCATGTTTTTAAAGTAATGGGACGCATTGGACAAGGTTCACGAATTGTTTTTAAAATGTCACAGAGGATCGAGCAGAATTCATTCAACGATATATATGGAGGAGAAACTCAAGGACAAACGGCACTGGTGGAACTGTTTGTCTTATTTTGTTTTACAATCAATGCTATGCATTCGGGGAACTGCAGTGTTGCTATGGCACAATATTTTGAATCCTTCAGTAATGGCAAGTGGCGGAAACTATTCCCGAAACAGTTCCATTATAATGCGACGTGAAGTTGGCCATTTGGCTGCCCTTGCCCAAGCTTTAAAGCTTACCCGAGAATGAAATTAGTTTTCCGTTCACTGTTTGATAATATGTTTTGGGCCATTTGAACATACAAAGAGTAGTGGTTCCGTGGTTTGTATGCTTTGGCGTGCCGAACTGAGCTGGCGGGAGTGAATGACAGTTTCGGCTCCGGCATTTATTAAGTGGTAGCTTGATGCAGAAACGCTCGCATACATAGATCGACTTGCACGTTGAAGAAATttaggtggtgaaaattattccagaACCCGTGAGCTGTGTCCGTCAGTGCCAGCGGGAAGGTTtcagtatcatcatcattatcatcatcagcagcctatttatGTCTACTGCGGGACGAAGGCATCGCTACCAGCGGTCTCCAATCACCTCTGCTTTGCGTAATTGTAGATCGCTCATTTTAGATCCTTCACGACCCTTGCAATCAAGATGTTAAAAACACAAATTTTTCATTTCAGCATACGCGATTGTGGTAAAAACCGATACGCTTTACTTGACTCGATAAAAAGTTTGCGAAAGATGTACCACTAGGCACTTTTGTTTAACCCTGTGTGCCGAAGTGAGAGAGCACAAAATATGATGTATGCTTAAAGTCGTCCTCCGTGTCTTGAGAGTTTCCAAATACAAGCACGTAGCCTTGGTGGTATGACAGCATTTCAGGTAGAAACGCCAATGTGAAGACTCAAAATTTTCAACTGGCCCTTGTCAAGCTTATACTAAGTTATTAACTTATGTGGGAGTGATCACGTGGTCTTAAGCTTTGAGACAGTGTAGACTGAAAGAAACGCTAAAAGCAGTCGAAGTTCTGCAGGGATCAATGTTCTCAATCTGCTTTAGATACGTACGAGGAAAAGCGAGCTACGTCACGTGTTCCCAGGTTTAAATGCAATGTTCACATGGTCCCGTGTTCCCAGGTCAAGCAATGATACATGCACTTGTATCATTGCTTGACTACTTTTCTTTCAGAGAACTTGCGATAACTTGAACCAAGAGGTTTCGATGAAGGCGACGAGCATGACGACCAACCACAATGTAACATGCAGATACTTTGTGAAATGCTATGTTTCATTTGAGATTCTCACTATAAATTATGTCGTACTGTGGCAACAACCAAATATTTGCAAAACTAGGTTTTATAAAGGGTACAGTATTTCTGATCTGCGAGTAACTCGAATCTTTAAGAGCTAGCTGACACCTAATAAATACATATGTGTGTTAAAGTTAACGCTGATAGATCCCACTGAAAATAATTTCTTTGTATTACAACATTCTTCAACGcacgttttttttcttcatatgcAGTATACCAAGATCAGCCTCTGAAGAGGAGCACTTCACAGCGCTCGCAAGATTTTCGGGCTTCCACCAGGCATCAGCGCATCGAACGAGACTCACCATCGAGACAAGCTTCCGCGCTTTTTCTTCGTATTTATTTTCTCGCTCGGCTGACTCGAGCTGCCGATGCTTCTCCGTTGAAAATAAAAAAGCTCGTGAAAACACTCACCCTGTTGTCTTTTTCCTAGCCTGTCAAATGTCAAGCACGAAAACTGCACTGAGACAACTTTTTGTAGCTTGAGTAAGCTCACCACAGCTTGAGGAAGATCAAGTCATTAGCTTTTTCCTAGGAGGGTCAAAGTATGCGTAGGCAGCTTGCAGCTTGCATCATGATGAATAAAGAGCCAAGGCACACTCATGTCTCGACTTAATGCACTGTCCTTGAGAAGTGTCAACACGTCACTGCAATTACTACAGGAGGTTCGCATGGGCCCTGATGCGAAGCCTGCGATGcagttattttttaaaatttcattGCCCTGTGAACTTTGTAAAGTGCAAACAGAGAATTTCCTACTTACTAATGCTTCGATAGGAACTGCAGGAACGCTACTTGACTATCAGCCTATGGTTGGGAGTCGGATTCGATCATAGACACGTCTTATGACTTCGATCATAGCTATGAGGCTATGATATTAATGATCATAGGATGCAGCCGCCTTGCAGTGGATGTGCGCAGGGTGGTATTAAATGTTTGCATCAAAAACCATTTGCTTTAATCCTAGTGATCATCTAGTTTCGGGTGCCAGAAAGCGAAGTTGACTTGGAACAACTTCACATGAGAAAGTCGCGATATCTTGGACCGTGTGCAGTCACGCGAACTAATGCGATGATGCAGGTTACTATGGTCATCCTGTTTTGTTTTCTGCTCCAAAACAAGGGAGAGGAAATGCTGCTCCGGAGGGTAAAAGAAAATGCTGAGTTCCTGTTGCGTGCTTTGACAGTTATGTCCTTGTTCGGTTTAACGAAAAACGCGTGTTAGCAACTACCCGCATTTAAAGAACCAAAGCCACTTTGTTTAAAACCTATATTTGAACAATAAGTCAGAGATGAACTTATCCAACGATACCATGCTCGCCTGAGCCTGTGCTGGAGGAACTTTGTGCACCATATCTTTACGGATATTCTATATGTCTCGGTAGAAGCCTGTTTATGCTCGTGCGAAGTGCATgataaacaataaaaataaataaataaataaatcgaccGCAAAAGCAAGTTTCAATCAATATTAATTGGAGCTGCCAGAAGCTTCAGCTTAGTGATGATGATGCAACTCGAGCCAACCAAACCAAGACAGCCCGTACGTGTGCTTCGCTAACTTGAGCGCTTCTCAGGTAAAATTGCAGTTGCAGTTGAATTCATGCGATAAATCAATTGACCTCTAAAGCTAGTTACGATTCATGTTGACTTCAGCTTCAGCTGCCAGAAGCTTCAGCTTAGTGATGATGATGCAACTCGAGCCGACCAAACCAAGACGGCCCCGTGTGCATTGCAGACTTGAAAGCCTCTGATGTAATTAAAGGTATAGTCACACTGGAATTCTTGCTAAAGACCAGTGGACCCTAAAAGCCGGTTGCGATCTTTATTGACTTCGGCTGCTATTAGAAACTGCAGATTAGAAACCACGATGATAACCGGTGACCATCGTCTTTGAACCGCTGGCATTTCACAGTACCACCGTGCGTCTTTGTGAAACTCGTTAGGCGGCAGCAGCAGTCCGGGCAGCGGGTCACGTGGCCTATATAGTGTTGCGTGCGACTAAACACATGTCGGCTGTCGTGAACGGAGCAAGACACGAAATGCGTGAGACGCAAACTTCTCAACAAACAGCGCAACGTTCGTGTATCGTCAATCCTATGCAGTGGGCCGGGAAAACAGCCGCATATTGTAAGACGCCCTTTCGGCCATGCCTACACCGGTGGCGTGCGAGTGTACGCCGCCGAGCGTGTGAATATGTTGCCTGCCGTTTGCACAAGCCAACTCCGTGACGAAGGCCGAGCATTAGGCGCATTGTCCGCGGAACATTATGTCGTAGCACATGACACACTGATGGTCGAAGGCCCACGTGTCGTGCGTGTTTTGAACGGCGGATGTAATTGACTTTCGATGTTATTAGTTCGTGCAGAGGAGCTTAGTACCGTGTTGAAAAAGGAGTTCCTTATTCTCTGTGCTTGCTGGGACCATTGCGATACTGTTACCTTCGATATCTTAGGCAGGCATGCGGTGGTGGTTACGGCGGTGGTTACGGCGGTGGTTACGGCGGCTACGCCGCGGCGCCCGTCGCCCTCGGTGCCACCTACGCTGCCCCGGCCGTCGGCTACGGATACGGCGTAGCCGCACCCGTGGCCGCCAAGACCCTGTCCTACGGCGCCACCTACTCCGCACCCGTCGCTGCCTATGCCGCCCCGGCCGTCACCAAGACCGTCTCGACGTACGCCGCTCCCGCCGTGGCCTACGGCGGATACGGTGGATACGGAGGCTATGGTGGCTACGGAGGAGGACTGGGATACGCGGCGCCGGCTGCCGTCGCCACCTATGCCGCCCCAGCTGTAGCTAAGACCGTCACTACATACGCCGCTCCCGCCGCTGTCGGCTACGGCTACGGAGGATACGGCCTTGGCGGCTACGGAGGATACGGTCACGGCGGATATGGAGGATACGGACACGGAGGATACGGAGCCGGCTACGTCGCCCCCGCCGTTGCTACTTACGCTGCTCCCGCCGTTGCCCGCTACGCCGTCCCGGCTGTAGCCAAGACCGTGGCCGTGGCTCCAGCCGTCGCCAGCTACGCCGTGCCGGCCGTGGCGACCAAGACTGTCGGCTATGGCCTCGGCTATGGTGGCGGATACGGAGCCGGATACGGAGCCGGATACGGCATCGGATATGGAGCCGGGTACGGCCTCGGCTACGCGGCGCCAGTGTACGGCCACTACGCTTCCAAGTACTACAAGAAATGAGCGGTGAGTTTCGAATTTCTGTAGTGAGCCAAGTTGCGCGAGGCGCGGGGACGACGCACCTTAAAAGCAAAGGTTGCCCTAAAACGATTTGGGCAATATGGCCCATAACTGAGCCGATATTGGCCCTTTTTCTTGTGCAGCTTACGGTAACTACAGGGATCATGTACAATCTTGCGATGGCGGCGACATCACGTTGTAACAGGTCTTTATAATTTCTTGATGCACGAGATAAGCTGCCTGGGTGTAGGAATCCTAGGCCggtataatgtaaggattccttCTCCTTGATTCTATTCCTTTTTCACCATTCATCGTTGACGGCTGGGCGATCGCGGCAATAAGATAGGTCGAGCTCCACTCAGGCCAGTGATGAAACGCGAAAAAAGAATACCACTATAATAAAATCTTTGCGCTGTACAATCCCTAAAGTACACGATCGCGTGTAAGTTGTTCGATATGTTTGCTGTAACATTGAGCCTAAAGCTTTGCATTTTTTTAAAGTAATGGGACAAGGTTCACGATTTCTTTTTAAAATGTCAGGGAGGATCGAGCAAAATTCATTCAACGATAAATATGGAGGAGAAACTCAAGGACAAACGGCACTGGTGGAACTCttgg
This region of Dermacentor silvarum isolate Dsil-2018 chromosome 5, BIME_Dsil_1.4, whole genome shotgun sequence genomic DNA includes:
- the LOC119452366 gene encoding cuticle protein 64, producing the protein MQAFIATALLSFVASALAGGYGGGYGGGYGGGYGGYAAAPVALGATYAAPAVGYGYGVAAPVAAKTLSYGATYSAPVAAYAAPAVTKTVSTYAAPAVAYGGYGGYGGYGGYGGGLGYAAPAAVATYAAPAVAKTVTTYAAPAAVGYGYGGYGLGGYGGYGHGGYGGYGHGGYGAGYVAPAVATYAAPAVARYAVPAVAKTVAVAPAVASYAVPAVATKTVGYGLGYGGGYGAGYGAGYGIGYGAGYGLGYAAPVYGHYASKYYKK